Below is a window of Saccharomonospora viridis DSM 43017 DNA.
CTCGACGGAATTGTCGGCCGCACGCGCGGTGACCGAGATTTCCTGCACGCGTGAGGCCATGGCCTGATAACGCTGCGCCTGTTCCTGAAGCTGGCGAGTCCAATTGTCGATCATGCGATCGCTGGCTTCCACACCGTCGGCCATGACGTGCCGCCCTCCCGCCAGATTCTGTCGACGTCACACGGACAGGGGGACACGTCGAGCCCAGGTGTCACTCCCCTCCGCCACGCAAATCATCGCACTTTCCGGCACCGGACGGTAGGCGTTTTGGCCAAGTTCCAGGCGTATTCCGGGCGACGATCGTGGTTTCACCGTCCCGTCAAGACGTCCACGGTCGCGAAAGACAAGAATCGAACCATCAATTCGACTCAGTTGTTTCAATATTTGAAATACACCAACTGATGACTGGTCGCGAGCAACCGTCCGTTCCCACTCCACAGCCGTGCCGACTGGTCGAAGTAACCCCCACCGAAATCCGCGGCACGGGCGGTGGCCAGAATCGGTTGATCGGACTGCTCCTCCACGACTTCGACACCGGCGTGGAAATACGTCGTGAGTGACACCGTCCCCGCGGGGACGAACGTCCCCCTACGGCGGAAAACACGGGGGTAGAACACGTCGCACAGAGCCGTCAACGCGGGTACGTCGAGCGGTCGCGCCGGGAAGTCCCGCACCCACAGCGTCGTGGTCGAATCAGGTTGCGGTTCACTGTCCATATCGGGCAGTGCACCCTCGACGTAGCGCATCTCGTAGTTGCGGGTCCACGCGACGAGTGCCGGCACCTTGAACACCGGGACCTCGTCGGCCGCGGGAACGGCGGGCATGCTCACCTCGGTGGACGACCAGGTGTCCCTGCGGACACCGAACACGGCGGTCGCGGTGGTGGTCACGACGTCGTCCTGAGTGAGTGTGATGGTCCAGTGCTGCGTGGAGCGGTTGGTGCGCACAGGTGTCGCGAGGATGTCGAACGGGCCGTCCGCCACCGGTCCCGCGTAGTTGACCGTCAATGACAGCGCTTCGCCGAGCCTGCGGGGGTCGTCGAGCACCGCCCGCAGCATCGTCGCGGCCGTGACGCCACCGAAGGGGCCGACCATGTTCGCGTACGCCGCGTGCGTGCGCCCCACGTACCACCCTTCGGCGACGACGTCGAGGGCGATGGCCTCGTCGAAGGGGTGAACGGCGTCCTCGGCGTCCCGTTTCTGCCCGGTGACGGCGGTCTCGGTCACGACGGCTCCTCGTAGATACTGCGGCACGGCACTTCTGTGGGACAACCTACGTAACCGTGTCCGCAGTGTGTATGGTCGTGTCCGCAGATCACATAGCCGTGTCCGCAGCCTGCGCGGTCGTGTCCGCGGCTCCCGTAGACAGCCGCAGCGGGGACGCCCCGAACCCACCCCGGTGGCGGCGGGCAAGGCACCCGCCCTCACGAATTCGGGACCGGCAACCGCGGACGTCTCCGGCGGAGGGAACGCGTACCGGACCCGCGCTACTCCGCCGGGGCCTCCCATGGGTTGATCAGTTCCACGCCGGTACCGACGAAATCGCCCACGTTGCGGGTGGCCAGGCGAGCGCGGTAGTACCGACAGATCGCCGCGATCTGCGCATCGGCCGCGCTGATCGGACTTCCCGCCCGTTCACGTGCCGCGACGATGGTGGCGTAGTGCGCCGCGGAACCGGTGTCGAACGGCAGGACCCGATCCTCGAAGTCCTCGGTGAGCAGTTCGCCGATCTTGACGTCCAGCACCTGCTTCCGCCGGCCGTCGGGGAGCCGGGCGACGCCGTAACGCAGTTCGGCGGCGGTCACGGCCGTGATGAACACGCTCTCCACCGGAAGCCGGTCCACCCAGGCGACCACTCCCGCGTCCGGCGCTCGCCGCAGCAGCTCCGACACGACGTTCGTGTCGAGAACGATCACTCCTCCAGCTCCGCGGCGCGAGGACGTTCGGTGCGGGCGGGCACCTCGATCGACGCGTCCTCGACGTCGGAGAACCGCCGTCGGATCCGCGTCGCCAGTCCGGTGGTGGACGACGGCTTGGTCAGCACGGTGCGCAGGATGTGGCGGACCTCGGCCTCCATCGAACGACCGTGTTCGGCCGCGCGCACCCGCAACGCGGCTTTCAGCTCGTCGTCGAAGTCACGAATGGTCAACGTCGCCATGGCGATCCCTCCCTCCGCTGTCAATGCTAGCAATGACAGCAAGGGAAGACCCGACGGACACAATGGCGGATCGACCGGACCCTCTCCGTGACGACGCACAGCCGCTGAGCCCACGAGCGGACGTTCTCCGCGGTCAGGGTTTCGCCAGCGCGTCGAGCGCCTCTCGAAGGTGCTCGAGTGAGGCGCTGATCCACGGCAGAGAAACCGGGTCCGAGCTACGCAACGCCTCCCATCGCTGCGCCTCGGAGTCGCCGTAGAGCAGACTGGTCGCCACACGCATCCGCAACGCCGCGGGGTCGTCGCCGAACTCCGCCCCGGCGAGCACACCCACGCCGTGTTCTTCAAGCAGGTATTCGGCGAGTTCATGACCGGTCCCGATCGCCCGGTCCGCCAGCGTCGGACGGAAAGCCTCGAGGTCCGGGTAGAGGTAGAACGGCCCCTGCGGCGCTCGACACACGGCACCGGCCTGGACGAACACCTCGTGTACGGCGGAGCTGACAGCGGAGTGCAGCCGTCGGCTGGCTGCGATGTGAGCGGTGACCTCCTCCGGTTCGTCGAGGACCCAGGCGGCCACCTCCTGCATGGGGGCCGCGAGGCTGGACCACACCTCGCTGGCCACACCGATCAACTCCTCGCGCAACCGGGACGAGTGTTCTCGTTCGGGCAAACGGGCGAATCCGATGCGATAGCCCCCGAGTGCCATGTTCTTGCTGAGACCACCGGTGATCACGACCTGTCCGGGGAGGAATTCCGCGGGGCTGCGGAACTCCTCGGTCGTGCGGAGATCGCGATAGATCTCGTCGGAGATCACGGTGAGTCCGTACCGTTCCGCGATCTCACACACGCGGGCGACGAGCTCGGGCGCGGCCACAGTCCCGGTCGGGTTGTCGGGCAGGGTGACCACCAGGACGCCGGGGCGACCGCCTCGGGCGACGGCGTCGGACAACCGGGCCTCCAGCTGCTCGGGATCCGGAACGCCGCCGGCCTCGGGCGGGACGGGAACGCCGATCACGTTCTTGCCCACCAGGGCGGCCTGGGCGGCGTAGCTGACCCATGACGGCCGGGGAAGCACGACGTCACCGGGCAGCGCTGCGAGCAATCCGAACAGCAGAGCTTTACTGCCGGGCGCGAGCAGCATCTGTTCCGGGTCCGTGTCCAGTCCGCGTCGAGTGAAGTATCCCGCCGCGGCCGTGCGGACGCGTTCGGACCCGGCCACCGGGCCGTAGCCGTTGCGCTGTACCGCGTTCGCGAGCACCTCACCCACCTGCGGAAGCACGGGAAGACCGGCCTCACCGAAGCCGAGGTGGAGCACTTTCTCCCCGGCTGCTCGCCGGGCTTGCAGACGTTCGTTGATGGCGAGGGTCGCCGAGTGGCGAGTCACTGGTCCGATACCTCCCGTGCAGACAGCGCTTCACCCTCAGCGTTGCAAACAATTAGTTGCACATCAAGACGCTAACGCAACTTAAATTGCACGCCTGCGTGTCACTCCGACTGCGTCGCCGAACCTTCGGCGTAGACCTCGAAGGAGTCCAACAACTCCTCGTCCTGCAGTAGCTCCGAACGACTGCGCGCACCGATCCGCAAAGCCACCGCCGTCGCCGCGGCCTGCACCAGCGACACGAACGCCGACAGCGAACGCAACAGTGTCACCCCACCGGTCTCGACGAACAGCGCCAACTCGGCGATCGCCGCCAACGGCGATGCCGCGTCGTCGGTCAACGCGATCGCATGTGCACCCCGGCGCTTCGCCAGCTCCATCGCACGGACCGTGTCGGCGGTGTAACGGCGGATGGAGATGCCGACGAAGACGTCCCCCGCTCGAAGATCGCGCAGCTCGTCGACCAAACCACCGGAGACGGGGGCGACCAGGCGCACGTCGGGCCGCACCATGTGCAACAGGTAGGACATCAGCTGCGCCACCGACAGACATTTGCGCAACCCCATCACGTACACCCGGGGCGCCTCGGCCAGCAGATCGACCATCCTGGCCCATTCCTCGGGAGCCACCCGAGCGAAGGTGCGCGCCAAATTCTGTTGATCGTGCTCGACGACCGAGGTCAGCAGATCCCCCGAGGCACTGTGCCGTTGCGCGCTTTCGAAGCGGTGCACCAGGTGCACCTGCTCGGTCAACCGCTCCCGGCAGAGCTTGACCAGCGCCGGATAACCGCGGAGACCGAGTGAGGACGCGAAGCGCACGAGCGAGGACTGGTGCACCCCGGCAAGACGCGCCGTC
It encodes the following:
- a CDS encoding pyridoxal phosphate-dependent aminotransferase → MTRHSATLAINERLQARRAAGEKVLHLGFGEAGLPVLPQVGEVLANAVQRNGYGPVAGSERVRTAAAGYFTRRGLDTDPEQMLLAPGSKALLFGLLAALPGDVVLPRPSWVSYAAQAALVGKNVIGVPVPPEAGGVPDPEQLEARLSDAVARGGRPGVLVVTLPDNPTGTVAAPELVARVCEIAERYGLTVISDEIYRDLRTTEEFRSPAEFLPGQVVITGGLSKNMALGGYRIGFARLPEREHSSRLREELIGVASEVWSSLAAPMQEVAAWVLDEPEEVTAHIAASRRLHSAVSSAVHEVFVQAGAVCRAPQGPFYLYPDLEAFRPTLADRAIGTGHELAEYLLEEHGVGVLAGAEFGDDPAALRMRVATSLLYGDSEAQRWEALRSSDPVSLPWISASLEHLREALDALAKP
- a CDS encoding type II toxin-antitoxin system VapC family toxin, translated to MIVLDTNVVSELLRRAPDAGVVAWVDRLPVESVFITAVTAAELRYGVARLPDGRRKQVLDVKIGELLTEDFEDRVLPFDTGSAAHYATIVAARERAGSPISAADAQIAAICRYYRARLATRNVGDFVGTGVELINPWEAPAE
- a CDS encoding acyl-CoA thioesterase, whose product is MTETAVTGQKRDAEDAVHPFDEAIALDVVAEGWYVGRTHAAYANMVGPFGGVTAATMLRAVLDDPRRLGEALSLTVNYAGPVADGPFDILATPVRTNRSTQHWTITLTQDDVVTTTATAVFGVRRDTWSSTEVSMPAVPAADEVPVFKVPALVAWTRNYEMRYVEGALPDMDSEPQPDSTTTLWVRDFPARPLDVPALTALCDVFYPRVFRRRGTFVPAGTVSLTTYFHAGVEVVEEQSDQPILATARAADFGGGYFDQSARLWSGNGRLLATSHQLVYFKY
- a CDS encoding MurR/RpiR family transcriptional regulator; the protein is MPAAVGVGGHPSEVVLSAPQSYSELRAELQARMDSLAPGQQRIARLLLSDPEGTAFRSITETARLAGVHQSSLVRFASSLGLRGYPALVKLCRERLTEQVHLVHRFESAQRHSASGDLLTSVVEHDQQNLARTFARVAPEEWARMVDLLAEAPRVYVMGLRKCLSVAQLMSYLLHMVRPDVRLVAPVSGGLVDELRDLRAGDVFVGISIRRYTADTVRAMELAKRRGAHAIALTDDAASPLAAIAELALFVETGGVTLLRSLSAFVSLVQAAATAVALRIGARSRSELLQDEELLDSFEVYAEGSATQSE
- a CDS encoding FitA-like ribbon-helix-helix domain-containing protein, which translates into the protein MATLTIRDFDDELKAALRVRAAEHGRSMEAEVRHILRTVLTKPSSTTGLATRIRRRFSDVEDASIEVPARTERPRAAELEE